GGAAAAAAGTGATGCGTTTAACATTTCCGGCAgtagcaacagcggtttgtttggaataaacagaagaagaactgggtagttagcatgagcagtgatagccaccacaactgaacagacaaagaaaagagcgccacctgcagAAGGTCAAACTTCATCActagaaacaaaagaacaaaacgtcacagtactggacacactgtttgattgacaggtgatctgtgggaagtgcagtgcagaaacaccacagcaatgattAAATAGCATCAAAGATgtagccaaaataaaaaaaaacaagaatcttcgGTGTCTTGAGATTAATAGTACCTGTCAACATTGTAAGTTTGTATTAGACTGCAGCAAAGCAATAAGCCTGAATGAAAAATACTGGAAACGAAGCCAGTAGATCTACTGAGATATGATGTTTCACAGTGTGTCAGTGAGAGGTAAAAATGATAAAACCACCTCGAGTGACGGTGTGAAGCACCAGGTTCAGGTCTCGGCAGTCCTCCTGGCATTGCTGCAGGTGTTTCCTCAACTCTTGTCCAGAACTGTTGGCGGTCTGATCcgtttctgctgctgctgtcctcaTGGCTAACAAATCTTTAAAACAGATGTTGTACACAGTCCTTCAAGAATTTGGagtgactttgactttgattgATGGTCTGATTGTTTTAGATGGTTTCTTTGTGGTTTAAATAACTGGTGCTGTGGTGCACTTTAGATAAACAGAGGTACAGAGGTATTAATTGTAGTTTTATAGATGTGTTTATGCTTGACTGGCTGAATACTCACTAAGTAAAGCCAGAGTCAAAACAAGTCCAGTGACCAGGATGACTGCTGCCAAGGAAACAGCCACTCGAACCGCCAGCCGGCAAGTCGGACAGGACGCTACACAAACAAATGATTAACAGGATCTACTGTGACTGTAGGATCTTATAGCATGTTTTGGGTTTGGACTTTGTGCCTCAAACTTTGCCCGTCTGCCATCATTTGATAAAACAGAAAGTACAGATGTCCACGTGCTGTTTCTTTGgccaaaatgtaatcaatcaatcaattgtAAAGATGTAAAAGAATCATGATGATAAACAACTGGAAGAAAGATATTCCCCTCTAACTGTGTTACGTTTACCCAAGacagtgtttgatgttttttgtaccATTCTCTTCCTTGTTGAATTTTGTGATGgcatttgtttctgttgttttgtgtggATGTTTGTcatattgatttttctttttcttttacgGGTGTTTACATGTTTCATATGTCCCTTTATAGGGCAGCACAAGGCACCAAGCACATGTAGGGAAACATTTATTACAAGATTTATTTACGAGAGttatttccaaaacaatgtACAGGTATTTTGGAAAGGAAATCATTATCTTGAGTTTATTATTCAAATTCTCTAATAAATGTAGAGGATCCTATCAGAGATATCTCAGTGTTAAAGCGTTATCATTTTGTTAACCAAGGGACCCAAGTTACCTGCTCACCTTAAAAAATActagtttttgttttaatcttttGTAGTCATCTTCTAAGAGAAAGTGTCCTGTTTTAAAAATGCTGGATCTCTCACTTTGGACCAAAACTCTTGATAGAAATGCACATATAGTTGGATAAGGACATGCTACCTATAACCAACCTGcaggtgttttgtgtgtttctcctgtgtgttcagCATCCTCCTCTGGGTTTCTCCGCGACAGATCCATCCTGCCGCTCGATGCTCCTTGTCCCATTTGTTCTCAATTTGAAGTGTTCATCGACTCTGAGTCACACACTCCTCGACACTTACTCACACTCTTctcattttcatacattttgttgtttgaaatGTGATCGCTCCACCCCTTCCTCTTACATATACTGTGCCATAAATAGAATGGAGGAAGCTGGCAGGGTGTGCAGGCTCTCTGACCCAGGAGATGTTGCTTATGTTGTAGGTATAGAAACACTTTGCACTTAACTTGGCCCGGCTAGATGAAAacagtggggtgtgtgtgtgtgtgtgtgtgtgcaaggagATAGTAGGATTGTTGTGTGTTTCACAACAGGAACGATGCAGGACACACTGTCAAGTTAAGACTGCTATCTGCCGGCCCAAACTTGAACCTGGTGCAATTGTCATCatcctttttgttttgatgtgtaTTTCAAAAACTCTCTTCCCTCTGTGATTATCTGCTGACCTGATTGATCTGCTGCTTACCTATTGATTATCTTCTGATTATCAACCAAAGCCATCAGGTCAAGGTGATTCTTATCAAGGGATGTAACCGGGTCATGTTTGTTGCTGACTAAACACAGTACAAAAACTCAAATTTAGTGATTCCTGTATGCCGAgttattgtatttcattttatttaaccgCTTTCTTATTTACAACAGCTGCTTGGGGAAGTAGCCGCTGAAAATAAGAAAAGTGGATGAAAGAAACAAGTAGAAGAAAGAATCACGGACAAAGATGGGTTTTACTCTACTGATGAGTATATtctatttactttttattgaatGTACAAATTGTAGTCTTTAATAATGTCATTACGATCTGATCTAGAAAAGTTCACCAAAGTATTACTAAACACCACAATCGCAATTCCCATAGAAGAAATCATCTTTCAAAATACTTGATAGTAGTTTaaatttagattagattattacACTTTGCAAGTTTGCAACTAAGTTTACAAACCACAAGAGACAAAAGTCTAGCGAGATTTTCATTCTTTTGACTAAATATCACACTGAGTGATTTTATATAAGGTCTCATGAGGAGCGGCAGCAGAATGTTGAAGCTTTTAGCATCAAAATGCTCAAATTCACAGAAAACTGAAGACAGAACAACAAACCTCCACCAAGGCCCaacaagagaaaaagacaaataacataatatattttctctgtgtgtgtgtgtgtgtgtgtgtgtttattccaATGCACTGCTTCTTCAGTACTTGAGTTCCCAGAAGACAGAGTCGTTCAAACGATTGCTGAAAAACGTGCTCAgctgcatcaaaacacacaaacacatacaaattaaaaacagtTAATGGACATCCTCTTTTAAATCATAGCACCAACTTGTATCTACAATACATGAGGCTGGGTCATTCCTTCTCAAACTGTACTTGAAATAGTGACAAATGTCCAATTAGATTTGTGCTTTTGGTTCACCTGTATCTGAGTCTAACATCTTAAATTTGCTCCTTTCTACCCAGGACGTTTCCCCCTGGACCCAATGAGTGTTTGCTGGATGTGGCGACTGACCCTACCCGGAGGAACATAACTTCCCGCATGCCGTCTGAGTCGCAGAGCAGAGCCCTCTCTGAAGAGCACAGCATGGACAGGCTGATCTCCCTCCTCTCTACctctgagacagaaagagagagagagagagagagagagagaaagagtaacaGACATGTAAGGTGAAGAGGAAGCTAAGGCGAGGAGAGACATTTGTACTCATGCTGTAAAATGTGTAATTAGCTCCGGACCGCAGTTGGATAGTATTGCCAGGTTGTCAGTCACATAAACATACtatattgactttcaaatactttcctgtgattgtctctCTGGCGTTGTgttgtcctatgtggcaaaccgCTGCCGTCCCATACTCAAAGCAGGTTAAAAGAAATTTGATTTGTTAAATTTGACCAAAGTGTGATTATCGCACCTGTTTGCTGTGATATCCCGACGGGCTCGCTGATCAGCCCCCCTGCCTTTGTTCGCACTTCAAAGTCATACTTGGTTCCTGCTTTCAAGCCATCAAACGTAAAGCTGTTGTTGCTACCCACTTGGCGATTCCAGCTGTGGCCCCAGAAGTCGGTGCGGACATGGACGTCGTACTGGGCCGTCTGGAGCGCGTTGGTGGGGGCCGTCCACTTAAGAGTGATGTGGCTTTTATTAAAGTATGTGATTTTAGGATCCTTAGGCGGCAAAGGCActaaaaggaaagagagacttGATCTTAGTTTTACTTCATTCGATTATTTCAAATGCCTTTTCAACAGCATCTATAATGCAATCTGGAAAGACCAAAGTCAAAACAAAGTCACTTACAGGTGAATTTGGAGCCGGCCACCGGCTGGCTCCTCAGATGCCCGTTGGCGGTGTAGACGGTCAGTGTGTAGTTGGCCCCGGTCTTCAGGCCGTCCATGCGCAGCGCATGGTCTGTGgtgttctctgtctttttgtcaTCGGAGCCCATCGCCTGGAGCTCAACCATGAAATGTTCATGATTCCCCTCAGGAGCTTTCCAGGTAGCACTGATGCTGTTAGCGGTTGTGGTTAAATTTAAACTCGAAATTGGTCCAGGAGCTacagccaggagagagagagggggggtcaGTCAAACTATATGAGAGGGAATACCAAAACACTAatatcaatttctatacatataTCTATACATGTGTCAATATATATCATTTCTGGGAAAAAATTATGTTCATTGCTCAGTATTCAAAACATACAGATAATTACATGGCATGAATTCATGTTACTATTTTACTCGACAGGgaattttactttcatgccagtaaaACAGTCACTGGGTCAGAGAAATTGTCatacttttttcaaatggtggacatCACCATTCACTTCACTTTGTTTTCCAGTAATCTCCTCACCAGCAGCAACTAGCAGTCACAGAGCTTTAACTACAGTGTACAGAGAGGTGAAATTGTAATCAATCAAGCAATCAATAGTCTATAGTCACCGGTGAAGCCGATGACGGTGACGGCGTCCCCCTCCAGAGAGCCATTGGCCAGTGCCGTGACGCTGAGCAACAGCTTGGTGCCCGGCTGCAGACTGGTCACCGTCACACTCAGATTCTGGCCCACTGTTTCCCTGTACAATTTTCTGTTAGGAAGAGAAACAACCGCCGCTGTCAGGTGAAACCCGCCGTGCATCTCCACAATGTCAACTGTTCAGACATGAAGGACTGCTGAAGTCAGACATGacggcagcagggtggtgtggTGAGCAGGGAGACCAGGATCTGCTCTACTGAAGTGGCCATGAGAGAGACAGTTAATACCAAATCCAATGGTGGTGTTTTGAATCTGAACCTATGCTTTTATCTCTTTGTGGAGAGGAggcaggaaaaaagagaaattcccagcagggatcaataaagtatcacattactatttattattaccAGAAAGAAAAGTGTGGAGAAACtgtttggaaactgttttgaacttcggtacccagaaatcctgtaatataatgtcagtaaactgcacacggcacgctcatgtttaccaacccggccggtctgtgatgcttcataccaagggaaaccaaagagacgagagaggcaaagatctaacgctggtgagtccagctttctctggacggagcgctgctcactgctgtttaggagatttcactcttaagttttgttttgtcacttACTGTGGGTGAAGAAGTGTCCATAGAACAGCAATCCCAGTTGAAGCATTATAATCCCACTAATGgctttgtttctgtttgcaTTCTTTAAATTGAAGATGTCTCACTCTAAGTTTTACGTGAAGAGGGTGCAACAGTGGCTGCAACAGCTTTGTTGTGCGTCAGAAATGGTTGTGAACATGTAAACCTGTAATGTTGACCTGAGTTACAATGATTTCTTAAAGTTTCCAGATTATTTAGCATGCACACATGAAATGCTACAAGAATCACTGTGGATATACCTGAAATTCATATGGTCAAATAAATTCTGTACTGTGACTGTGAAGAAATATAACCATATTTTCTGACTGACATCAGTGCTTTTTTGGTTTCCATAAGCACCAAGGTCATGAAACCTATTCAGCACATAAAGGATCATGtaaactctctgtctgtctgtctgtctgtctgtctgtctgtctgtctgtcaaagtGACTGAACCTacgtattattattactgcagTCCACAGCTGTCACCCGGTAGCCTGTGGTGTTTCCCTCGGGTGGCTCCCAGGAAAGCTGCAGGGAAATGTTCCGACTATCAGACACTGTCAGATTGGACACCGTACTTGGCTCTGGagcaaaaagaagaaagaaaattatATTTATAACAGACTGAACAAAACCCTGTTTACTGTTAATCATCATGACCCCACCTGCAATAAGCAGTAAACCATCCTCCAAAAACCTCTCCTCATTTAAAACTCAACTAAATAAAGCTCACTGCTTTCTATCCCCACACTACACCGTGTACTTCCTTTAAATTCCCTATCATTTAATGGTATGAGTACTTTAATACTATTTTTGCAGCTTTTATTAATCTTttcgtttggacacacctgattaaaTGTACTATGTTTAtgttaaagccattttgatctaaaagcttatgcttaaatgtttttttacacaaatataaagagtgaagttgatgcctatgtatgaatttctttccaaagcctttgcctttccatcaaggcaaagggcggctactttaaagaatctaaaatataagatagttttgatttgtttaacacttttttggtcactgcataattccatgtgTGTTATTCCATagctttgatgtctttactgttattctaaaatgtggaaaatagcaaaaataaagaaaaatgtgtttgtccaaatttttgactggtagtgtacgtTTTATTACTATACTAACTACTTTTATTAGTATACTAACACTGATTTGAGCAACAATGGCCCAATCAGTGGCCGCTTCACTCACTGGTATATGCTGTGGTGCTGACTCGTTCTGCCCATTCGGACTCGTCTTGGACTCCTGTGATGACATGAAACGTGTAAAGGCGTCCAGGTGTTAAACCGCTgacctctctgttctctgtggTGCTACAAATCTCCAGGTCAGGTTGACCCCTGACCTCAATTTTGTAGAAATCCACGTTTCCAACTGGTCGACTCCACTTCATGGAGACAGAGGTTTCCgttaccatggtaacagtcAGGTTGTGGACGTTCTCGGGCTCTGAAAGAAAGTGATAAGTCATCGGGGTTACGAGCAAAGTCTTCTGCATCGATATTACTTTGTCTATTTAACTTCTATTCACTTCAGGTCAGTGAAAGTAAATTATATTATGGTCAATATTGGCATCATCTCTCCCACTATCAGCATCATGAACTGTGTTTGTAGCGGCACTTcctccatgaatgatgcaggcaccctttggaccaatcagtaacaagatgcatcatccctccaagtttcataaTTGGACCAACAGTTATGGCAGTTAAGTTTGAAATTTAGACCtttaattgtagcgcccccatcaggccaatcagtgtaatgtttttaaacgCCAGAACACAGTGACCAAATCATAGggcaaaatgcatcatccctcccaagtttcatcaaaatctagTCACCAGATTTCATCACATGGGGAACAAAAAACATTTGGGCTTACTTGGTTTTAAAGTGTTCCtgcagaaaaatagaaaaaacagtAATGCACAGATGTTTTGGTACTCAAACAGGTTTTAGTCCACTGAGATTtccaataaaagaaaaagatcctttctgtccctctccttgactcttatttttatttctcttttatttctctggtcacaggaatattgtcgaGGCACTACGGCTCCTTTGACCCTTCCACTatttgttgcttgtaatgttgcagAGTAAGAACTGAAGCGAGGCAAACTTACTGGTGTAGAAGGTGTGAGTCTGCGGGTTGAGGTCTCTCTCACACTTGATGGCGAACACCTGGACCGAGTAGAAGCTGCCTGCCGTCAGGTTGACGAGGTCATAGGTCAAATTACTCCGGTTCACTGTAAGGTTGAAGTCACCCTTGACCTCGACCCGGTAACTGCTGATGTTACCGGGCCCGGCCGACCATCTCAGAGCGGCGCTGTTCGAGGTCAAATCGGTCACACTGATGTTGCCATTGAAACGGTCTGTGATGGGAAATAGGATGATGATTGTGAGCTCATGGGATgagcagggatgtgatcagggacaagtaaataataaaaaaggaggaagggtttaaagggaaaatataaaaacagtgCGAATGAACATCAACTTAAATTCTACCCATTTGAAATTGCTTCTTTTATTAGGTGACGTTACAGAAAAGCTCATATTCTGGTGCAGTGCAAAGAGAGATGCACCCGAAATGTAGCTTTTTGCAGAGGtagggactcgagtcacataaCTTGGACTCGTGTCAGACTTGTGTCATAAtgtgaattgcttgagacttgacttgttgcatgaagagaatacttgagacttgacttgggttctggtgacttgggacttgactttgacttgtacttggATGACTTGACTCAAGTCTTGACAAAacatcttgtgtttgtgtaaatgatttgatttgttctgacttgacttgctgttctacatttagacttgagaattgacattaatgacatggacttgacttggtaatctacttctagacttgacttgacttgagacttgtgcctcaaagacttgggacttgaggaAAGTTGACTTGCTCACACCTCTGGCTTTTTGTGCTGTGTGAAGTCAAAAAGAAGCAGGGAAGCAAGATGGTTTCAAAAGAGTCCTACCTTCATAGCAGATATAGGGCAGAAGCTCCCAGCAGTCCCTCTCGACCCACGGCCCAAAGCTGAGCAGGGCCACACAAGCGTCTTCAACATACCCGTCCTCATCATCACTAGTAGTAAGACTGCAAAAAACAGTAGTTGGTAGCTCTGTCGGCGTGACTGTCGTGGTCTGATCTGTGGAAGATCCCGTCGTGGTCTGATCTGTGGAAGATCCCGTCGCGGTCTGATCTGTGAAAGATCCCGTCGCGGTCTGATCTGTGAAAGTTCCCGTCGCGGTCTGATCTGTGAAAGATCCCGTCGCGGTCTGATCTGTGAAAGTTCCCGTCGCGGTCTGATCTGTGAAAGATCCCGTCGCGGTCTGATCTGTGAAAGTTCCCGTCGCGGTCTGATCTCTGAAAGATCCCGTCGCGGTCTGATCTGTGAAAGTTCCCATCGCGGTCTGATCTCTGAAAGATCCCGCCGCGGTCTGATCTGTGAAAGTTCCCGTCGCGGTCTGATCTGTGAAAGATCCCGTCGCGGTCTGATCTGTGAAAGTTCCCGTCGCGGTCTGATCTCTGAAAGATCCCGTCGCGGTCTGATCTGTGAAAGTTCCCGTCGCGGTCTGATCTCTGAAAGATCCCGCCGCGGTCTGATCTGTGAAAGTTCCCGTCGCGGTCTGATCTCTGAAAGATCCCGCCGCGGTCTGATCTGTGAAAGTTCCCGTCGCGGTCTGATCTGTGAAAGATCCCGTAACGTTCTGAACTGTGGAGGATTCCGTCGTGGTCTGAGCTGTGGAAAATTGCGTCGTGGTCTGAGCTGTGGAAAATTGCGTCACGCCGTTTCCCCCACACCCGCAGACGATGGAGTGGGCGCGAGGCTTGGCCACGGGCCGACCGGGGTACCAGTTCTGGAACGTGAGGGGATCCCCGTTGGCCCAGCGGGACCAGGGCATGGCGGGGCCGGGACCCGAGGTGTTGAGGCCCGAGGTGTTGAGGCCCGAGGTGTCGAGGCTCGAAGTGTTGAGGCTCTTGCGGAGGCCGATCCAGTAGTCAGAGCTGAGGTTCTGGACGATGGTCCGGATGTTGTCCGGAGTCAGAGTGACCAGATCTTTGTAACAGACCTGATGGGACATGAGAGGTTAATTCAGGGTTTAAAGACGATCCACTGCAGCAGAAGTCAACAGTGAGATGTGGCCTTGATCCGGCTTGCTGCACTTCATACTGTGttcattagggatgggacgatacgcttatctcacgatacgatactcgatatggggttcacgattcgatacaaccacgatacgatgtaataaataaaagttcaaagacaacaaagtgtgactgtgcagaattatggttatttctgagccacaaatctttctagcaatagCACATTGGcttgctaaaatgtaaacaacaatttaaaaatgtcattacaaagtgtaaataatataatttggatggagagcttgtgaaattgtgatgggcgagccgtctcatttgtgattactacagcagaataaaatggagctaatatcgtgattcattGTTCTGCCCCACGatgcatatttttgtattgcgatatattgtatttcgatatatcgtcccatccctaccgtTCATATGATGTCTTTGTTCACTTTTAGTGTCCTTCttgaattcatgttttttaaatttcttaCAGGTCAACTATATTTTATGCATTAAACACCAAACCAAGGCCGACttccatttctgtttcattAACAGTATACAATACAATTTCTCATCTAACAGAATGGCATATGAAGCTAAAAGCATTAACCTCACTAATAATTGCATTCAATTAATGACTACATTTCGCAATCTTGACAGGTCCACAGAATGAATGCCATATGGAAGAGTGTTGTTTACGCTCTACTGAATGCCAACATCTATTTTGACGATGCTATAATTCAATGCCCCACTACACATGAATGCCTTAAGAATTTTCAAATCCTGACACTTCCAATAAATATCTGTACACATTCCGGTCTCATTTTGTTTCTGTAAATAAAATAGCTGTACCTCGCAGTGGTTCCTGGCCTCCTCCCATGTGACGGCGCTGCTCTGGGGGAAGAACTCTTGCTCCGCTACGCAGCACAGCAGCATCGGAGCTGGGGAGAGGCATACAGAGAGGGGAAATAACATCAGGGGATCTCACAGGCAAATTTCATGGTTACAGCCAACTCCAAACCAAATTACAATCCATGAAAATGTGTCTTCATGCCCAAATCAGCAGGCATATTAATTTTCTCCAGTCTTCTGTAATATAGcaacatttgaaataatttctAGTTATCCAAGATATAGGAAGCATTTTTCTATAatctctacagtatgttaacaTACAGAAGATacaacatacaatacaatacaataaaataccacTTATCAAGGAAATCCGTTTAAAATAAGTGCTGGAGAGCATCAATATGTAGAGATGTTTGGCAACTTGGTGACTGTAAGATTTCGATGAAGCCATTATTCAAATTGACTGTGGGTCAAAAGATTTAGGGGTCAGCCGATGGCTCATTTGTTTACTCTATGTGCTCAAACCTATGGTGTTAACCCCTAGTGCACAGTGCACATCCTCTATAACAGTGGAAAAGATACAATACACTAGTGTCTAGTTAACAACATTCATAGTGAAATTATCAGTCCAGTCAGTTTAGTACTGGTATAAAATGAATTGTTCAATGTATCAATGTCCTCAGCAGTGGGGAGCATATAAAACAACATTCACAGGACTGTTTTCTGTCCGGTCATTTCAgatgtatttactgtatatactatTTTAGTGTATACAATCTTACATTATGCACATCAGGCACAGCAGTGAgcaacataaaacaacaacagggtAGTGACTGGGTTATGAACATCTGTTCATAAAAAAAGTTGTCAGACTTAAGTGATAAAGAAGTAATTGCACATCTATGCACTAATAGATATGCAACTGAAGTGAGTTCATGAGCTTGCATCAATGAATCAATGTAAATTTGCAGGCTTGTCTTTGTTTTATCGAATTTGCTTCCCCTTTTACTCTTGAATTAATTTCATGTTCTTATATTTAATCACTATTTCTTTTGAAGAGATTTTTCACTAGTATGCCTTTTTATGGTTTcccttaaaacactttaacttgGCTTTAAAACAGTGctatatataacaataataatgagcTTTAACGCTGCTGAGAAAAGAAGACAACTTACCCCAAAACATCAACATACAGACTTTATCCTGGATAGATAAAATCCCCATATTGGCTTCCAGTGGATTCTAGACAGCTTCATGAAATTTTACCAGAGGAAAACTACAATCAAAAGATAGTAGGCAttcaatattttctttattttacatCAGACATATCCAAGTCAATCTGACTCCAGTTGAAAGCAGAACAGTCTGCAGCGGTCCAACTATACTCACCCAGGCTATGGACGCCTCCTCTGACCTGATGTGTTATTTCTCTAGAAGAGGATGAAATGATCTCTCCATATGAGGTTTGGCTATATAATACAGTACACACCTTTTCCACACACATGGAAGATGAACAggtaataaaaaacacatttgactgGCAACACAAGGCTCTATTCAGCATGGGCAGACGAATAATGTTTTAGATGCTGCCTGGttttgcataaacacacacatgcaaagtaTTAACAGGGAATATCAGGAGTGATGGATCTAACAGTGCTGCAAAAACAAGGCAGCTACCAGAGATGCAAAGCTTGAGTACCAGTGTCAATATCAGCGACGCCAACTTCTCATGCAGGACAATTTCCTGCCTCggctggacaataaagtttattctatttgtttacATCAATATTTGCATTGTTTTGATAATAAACATTACATTCTTTAAAATTCGTAAACTTGTAGGATTaaataagaggaaaaaagagctTCCGTTCCgcataatacatttattttggcGAAATTTGCGAAAATCATATTCAACAATTCTCGATAGCACCTCCTCTTATGGAGagaatacaaaaatgtgaattagtacaaaatgaaaaacatgaaaaaataaaaacaatgaaaaaacatttagaGAAAGATAAACCTCTTATACAAAACATTAAGTTCCCAAAAATAATCTATAGAgatacagaaataaaaaaaacaaaatgccttTATGCAAACCTAATAGAATATGGCAGTGTAAAAAAAGAGTGGTTGCTTAGCACAGACTGAAGTGCTGTTGAAGGGGACAAATTGCATGGTCCATGGTTGGAGGCTTTGTCcaggggaggagggtgtgtgtaggggtgtgtgtgtgtgtgtggaagggtt
This region of Centroberyx gerrardi isolate f3 chromosome 23, fCenGer3.hap1.cur.20231027, whole genome shotgun sequence genomic DNA includes:
- the LOC144537872 gene encoding fibronectin-like isoform X1 translates to MDGLKTGANYTLTVYTANGHLRSQPVAGSKFTLPLPPKDPKITYFNKSHITLKWTAPTNALQTAQYDVHVRTDFWGHSWNRQVGSNNSFTFDGLKAGTKYDFEVRTKAGGLISEPVGISQQTEVERREISLSMLCSSERALLCDSDGMREVMFLRLSTFFSNRLNDSVFWELKY
- the LOC144537872 gene encoding fibronectin-like isoform X2; this encodes MDGLKTGANYTLTVYTANGHLRSQPVAGSKFTLPLPPKDPKITYFNKSHITLKWTAPTNALQTAQYDVHVRTDFWGHSWNRQVGSNNSFTFDGLKAGTKYDFEVRTKAGGLISEPVGISQQTERREISLSMLCSSERALLCDSDGMREVMFLRLSTFFSNRLNDSVFWELKY